A genome region from Labilibaculum antarcticum includes the following:
- a CDS encoding DNA polymerase III subunit gives MQFKDIIGLESVKSQFIQTVTENRISHAQLLVGPAGVGKLPLAIAFAQYVSCLDRKENDSCGVCSSCKKYQKLIHPDLHFVFPVVTGKGFTNPVSDNFIASWRSQIESDQYFDLGEWYKTLGVDNAQGLIYSSESNEIIRKLNLKTYESDYKIMVVWLPEKMHRSCANKLLKMIEEPPNKTLFLMVSEEPEKIIQTILSRTQIVNVSKIDDADLSKALTSEFDLSGTELTNVVRLAGGSYRKARILIKNSDENAFNFENFVTIMRLSYARKVMEIMEWSELVAGIGRERQKSFLNYCVRMVRENFILNLKQPEMVFLNGEEMNFSQRFSPFINEENVWILADELSKAHSDIERNANSKIVFLDLSLKLVKLLRP, from the coding sequence ATGCAATTTAAAGATATAATTGGACTTGAATCTGTTAAGAGTCAGTTCATACAAACAGTTACCGAAAATAGAATTAGTCACGCTCAATTACTGGTTGGACCGGCTGGAGTTGGGAAACTTCCTTTGGCGATTGCATTTGCACAATATGTGTCCTGTTTGGATCGAAAAGAGAATGATTCATGTGGAGTTTGTTCGTCTTGCAAAAAATATCAGAAATTAATTCATCCCGATTTACATTTTGTTTTTCCAGTCGTAACGGGGAAAGGTTTTACAAATCCGGTGAGTGATAATTTTATTGCCAGTTGGAGATCTCAAATTGAAAGTGATCAATATTTTGATTTGGGTGAATGGTACAAAACTCTGGGGGTGGATAATGCTCAAGGCTTAATTTATTCCTCGGAGAGTAATGAGATTATACGCAAGTTAAACTTGAAGACTTACGAGTCTGATTACAAGATAATGGTGGTTTGGTTGCCAGAGAAAATGCATCGCTCTTGTGCCAATAAACTTCTGAAAATGATTGAGGAACCGCCTAATAAAACTCTGTTTTTAATGGTTTCGGAGGAGCCGGAAAAAATTATTCAGACAATTCTTTCCAGAACGCAAATTGTAAATGTTTCTAAAATTGACGATGCTGATTTGTCAAAGGCACTTACCTCAGAATTTGATTTGTCGGGAACAGAATTGACTAATGTGGTGCGTTTGGCCGGGGGAAGCTATCGTAAAGCCAGAATATTAATTAAGAACTCAGATGAGAATGCTTTCAATTTTGAGAACTTTGTTACCATTATGAGATTAAGCTATGCACGTAAGGTGATGGAAATAATGGAATGGTCGGAGTTGGTTGCAGGAATTGGTCGTGAGCGTCAAAAGAGTTTTTTGAACTACTGTGTTCGTATGGTAAGAGAAAATTTTATTTTAAATTTAAAACAACCTGAAATGGTCTTTTTGAATGGTGAAGAAATGAATTTTTCCCAACGATTTTCCCCTTTTATTAATGAGGAAAATGTTTGGATTCTTGCTGATGAGCTCTCAAAAGCGCATTCAGATATTGAAAGAAATGCCAATTCGAAAATTGTTTTTCTCGATTTGAGTTTGAAGCTAGTTAAATTATTAAGACCATAA
- a CDS encoding PSP1 domain-containing protein: MIEDKEPKGKCGSCGSNKKDDRLLDGKLDVYDWLGDVPESVLCPDIVEVKFKNTRKGFFSNSNQLRLKRGDIIALEASPGHDIGIVTLTGDLVFEQMRKQKLNPKTYEAKKIYRKAKPVDIEKWHEAIALEHKTMIKARQLSAELKLNMKIGDVEYQGDKTKAIFYYIADDRVDFRQLIKVLAEQFKIRIEMRQIGARQEAGRIGGIGPCGRELCCSTWITNFVSVTTNAARYQEISLNPQKLAGQCGKLKCCLNFELDCYIDAQKDFPHTNIQLETIDGTAYHQKTDIFKRLMWYSYDKYNTINMVQLSVDTVKNIISQNKKGIKVDKLVTEFVEEPKDTLEYENVVGQDSLNRFDSVEKPAAKKSKRKFRRKPRKNNNPS, translated from the coding sequence ATGATAGAAGATAAGGAACCAAAAGGGAAGTGCGGGAGTTGTGGATCCAATAAAAAGGATGATAGACTTCTGGATGGAAAACTAGATGTTTATGATTGGTTGGGTGATGTTCCTGAGAGTGTATTATGTCCAGATATTGTTGAGGTAAAATTTAAAAATACCCGAAAGGGATTCTTCTCAAATTCAAATCAATTAAGATTAAAAAGAGGTGATATTATTGCTTTGGAAGCATCGCCCGGACATGATATAGGAATTGTTACATTAACAGGAGATTTAGTTTTTGAGCAAATGCGCAAGCAGAAGCTGAATCCAAAAACATACGAGGCTAAAAAAATATATCGAAAGGCAAAGCCGGTAGATATTGAAAAATGGCATGAAGCCATTGCTTTGGAACACAAAACAATGATTAAGGCTCGTCAGTTATCTGCAGAACTAAAACTCAATATGAAGATTGGTGATGTTGAATATCAAGGCGATAAAACCAAAGCCATTTTTTACTATATAGCTGATGATCGGGTTGATTTTCGTCAATTGATTAAAGTGCTTGCCGAACAGTTTAAAATCCGAATTGAAATGCGCCAGATTGGAGCAAGGCAAGAGGCTGGTCGAATTGGCGGTATTGGACCTTGTGGAAGAGAGCTTTGTTGCTCTACCTGGATTACCAATTTTGTGTCAGTAACTACAAATGCAGCACGTTATCAGGAAATTTCACTGAACCCCCAAAAATTGGCGGGTCAGTGTGGAAAGTTGAAGTGTTGTCTGAATTTCGAATTGGATTGTTACATTGATGCTCAAAAAGATTTTCCACACACAAATATTCAGTTGGAAACAATAGATGGTACTGCTTATCATCAGAAGACCGATATTTTCAAGAGGTTAATGTGGTATTCGTACGATAAATACAATACGATAAATATGGTTCAACTTTCGGTTGATACCGTTAAGAATATTATCAGTCAAAATAAAAAAGGAATTAAGGTTGATAAATTGGTAACGGAATTTGTTGAAGAGCCTAAGGACACATTGGAATACGAAAATGTAGTGGGTCAGGATAGTTTGAATCGATTCGATTCGGTCGAAAAGCCAGCTGCGAAAAAGTCGAAGAGAAAATTTCGTCGCAAACCAAGAAAAAACAATAACCCTTCTTGA